The following proteins are encoded in a genomic region of Populus nigra chromosome 16, ddPopNigr1.1, whole genome shotgun sequence:
- the LOC133675242 gene encoding protein IMPAIRED IN BABA-INDUCED STERILITY 1-like, whose product MGCVSSKQAVSVTPALDHSVLSGSGRARVGMDQHPSFKKNGDHHHHQVVVSCGGSELGESGRAPSSNGESLSFRLRSLHKYIEGEQVAAGWPAWLSAVAGEAIHGWVPLKADAFEKLEKIGQGTYSSVFRARETETGRIVALKKVRFNNFEPESVRFMAREILILRRLDHPNIMKLDGLITSRLSCSIYLVFEYMEHDITGLLSCPDVRFSEAQIKCYMKQLISGLDHCHSKGVMHRDIKGSNLLVNNDGILKVGDFGLANFCTYGHRQPLTSRVVTLWYRPPELLLGSTEYGASVDLWSVGCVFAELLLGKPILQGRTEVEQLHKIFKLCGSPPDEYWKKSKLPHATLFKPQQPYDSCLRETLKDLPTTAVNLIKTLLSVEPYKRGTASSALASEYFSTKPYPCDPSNLPKYPPSKEIDAKNREEARRKKIGGRGRGTETRKCTRKLCGISKLAAEDLAAQKQCGQINISNMRVPKGGDGKSSGEARKPSLDKLEEIFHIKNASQGDIPFSSSSGFAWAKRRKDDASIRSHSRSTSRGHSNNRLEPSSALQQKTNSDTKGHDNGDLTHGIRTNSRGHDSYEISKLALRKQWRQFERPDSFDASEEYHSQELSLALYQREGMEARGSNLVFQDQVDKVDFSGPLLSQTHRVDELLERHERHIRQAVRKSWFQSGKKHGK is encoded by the exons ATGGGTTGCGTGAGCTCGAAGCAGGCGGTGTCCGTCACACCAGCCCTGGACCATTCTGTCTTGTCCGGGTCGGGCCGGGCTCGTGTCGGAATGGACCAGCACCCCAGTTTCAAGAAGAATGGggatcaccaccaccatcaggTGGTGGTAAGTTGCGGAGGGAGCGAGTTGGGCGAGTCAGGAAGAGCTCCGAGTTCAAATGGCGAGTCGTTGAGCTTTAGATTGAGGAGTTTACACAAGTACATTGAAGGTGAGCAGGTGGCTGCAGGTTGGCCCGCCTGGCTAAGTGCCGTAGCTGGAGAAGCCATTCACGGTTGGGTTCCTCTCAAGGCTGATGCTTTTGAGAAATTGGAAAAG ATAGGACAGGGTACATATAGCAGTGTGTTCCGAGCACGTGAGACTGAAACTGGGAGGATAGTTGCTCTGAAGAAAGTTCGGTTCAACAATTTTGAGCCTGAGAGTGTTCGATTTATGGCAAGAGAGATATTGATTCTTCGTAGGCTTGATCATCCCAACATCATGAAATTGGATGGATTAATCACTTCACGATTGTCATGTAGCATATACCTCGTCTTTGAGTACATGGAGCATGACATCACTGGACTCTTGTCTTGCCCTGATGTCAGGTTCAGTGAGGCACAG ATTAAGTGCTATATGAAGCAGTTAATATCAGGACTTGATCACTGTCACTCAAAGGGTGTAATGCATCGGGACATCAAAGGATCAAATCTTCTCGTAAACAATGATGGTATACTGAAGGTAGGAGATTTTGGATTGGCAAACTTCTGCACTTACGGGCACAGGCAACCTTTAACCAGTCGTGTTGTGACTTTGTGGTACCGTCCTCCTGAACTTTTGTTGGGTTCTACTGAATATGGAGCATCTGTTGATCTTTGGAGTGTAGGCTGTGTATTTGCAGAACTTCTTCTTGGAAAACCAATCCTTCAAGGGAGAACAGAG gTTGAACAATTACACAAAATTTTCAAGCTTTGCGGGTCGCCACCTGATGAATACTGGAAAAAGTCCAAACTTCCTCATGCAACTTTATTCAAACCACAGCAACCTTATGATAGTTGTCTTCGTGAGACCCTTAAAGATTTGCCAACAACTGCTGTGAACCTGATCAAAACTCTTCTCTCTGTAGAGCCTTACAAGCGTGGGACTGCTTCTTCTGCTCTTGCATCTGAG TATTTCAGCACAAAACCTTATCCATGTGATCCATCAAACTTGCCAAAATACCCACCTAGCAAAGAGATAGATGCAAAAAACCGTGAGGAGGCAAGGAG GAAAAAGATTGGTGGGAGAGGTCGTGGAACTGAAACAAGGAAGTGTACAAGAAAACTATGTGGAATCAGTAAATTGGCAGCAGAg GATCTAGCAGCTCAAAAGCAATGTGGTCAAATCAATATCAGTAACATGCGTGTTCCAAAGGGAGGAGATGGAAAGTCAAGTGGAGAGGCACGGAAGCCATCACTTGATAAATTGGAAGAGATTTTCCATATAAAGAATGCATCCCAAGGAGACATTCCTTTTTCTAGTTCAAGTGGTTTTGCTTGGGCAAAACGGAGAAAAGATGATGCATCCATAAGATCCCACAGTAGGTCTACTTCAAGAGGTCATTCTAATAATAGATTAGAACCCTCTTCTGCGTTGCAACAGAAGACTAATTCTGACACAAAAGGACATGATAATGGGGATCTCACCCATGGAATCCGTACCAATTCTAGAGGCCATGATTCATATGAAATTTCTAAgcttgctttgcgaaaacaatgGAGGCAGTTTGAACGTCCAGATTCTTTTGATGCTTCCGAGGAGTACCATTCGCAAGAGCTATCTTTGGCACTTTATCAAAGAGAGGGAATGGAAGCGAGGGGAAGTAATTTG GTTTTTCAAGACCAAGTGGACAAGGTCGACTTCTCTGGACCCTTGTTATCTCAGACGCACAGAGTGGATGAACTCTTAGAAAGACATGAGCGCCACATTCGCCAGGCAGTCCGAAAATCATGGTTTCAAAGTG GCAAGAAGCATGGAAAGTGA